gtgattatttattggtgCTAGCAAACAATAGTCTAACCTATCTAATAGTAGATCTTTTCAACATCACCGAGACTAACTCTGTCAGGAGCAAATCTCTAATTACTAAACTGCAAAGTACATTAACATGTGTATATAAAACagaaatatatatatataaaaaaacaatgaatacaaaaaaaaagttgctAAAATAAATGTAATCATACTAGAATACAGGTTTAAAAGTTTATTGACTCTCAATCTTTTAAtcttaataattcaaaatgaatatagctaaataataaaagatCTTTGAACGTTCATAATTCTTATATGTGGAATAAATAGAGAGGGgtttctctctctctatCTTCGTTTCCTGTCCTGATTAAGCAGTGTACTTTTCCCAACCCTTTTGtcttttgaaattattcaaaGTGTAATATTTGGTAGTACAAGAATAGCCTCTCCAAGTAAAATCTTTGTTAGGATCACAATTACAATTTCTTGCCTTTCTGACTTCTTTATCAACTGGGCAATTGGTAAATGGAACATGATAATAACCAACATCTTCAAAGAAATGGATTTTTTCTCTTGGTAAAAATAATGCTGCAGCAATGGAATGAACTGGAGCATCACCCCATCTTTCATAAAAGAATCCACCAGCTTTATCTAAAtgttcaaaatattttctgtAAGCTTCACTTCTCCAAAATGCCAAAGaaccaatttcaaaattggaCCAGAAATGACAACCATTATAAGTTTGACCTTTATCGTCAGAAACCCAATCCATCAAGTTATTTTGAGCCAAATATTGTGggtttttttcaataaattctttaGTAGTGTCCCATAAAGTAGGAATGGTTTCTTTATATTCTGGTAAGGAAATAGTGAATGCAtaatctttattattatctttcATCCATTTAAAGAtatcataatcaatatcacaatataatttgatatCTGGTTCAACTCTCCAATAGTAATCATAATCGTTTAAAATTTCTTGCCTCCAGAAAAACCCACTTTCAAATCTACACATGTGACGATAAGATTCAGAATGACCATAAATaatcttcttttctctCATTTGTTCACGGACTAAAGCAGCTTTTTCTTGATCAATCCATGGAGGATATGACCAATGTTCCTTTGGAATCAAACCAAATTTAGTGTTACCACTAACTAAACTACCAACAGTTTCtttaaattcatcattgaattcttcatcattgaGGAAAACCCAATCATAATGGAATTTCTTATTGAAACGATCTTCAACGTGTCTA
The sequence above is a segment of the Candida albicans SC5314 chromosome 3, complete sequence genome. Coding sequences within it:
- the MNT1 gene encoding alpha-1,2-mannosyltransferase KTR1 (Alpha-1,2-mannosyl transferase; predicted type II Golgi membrane protein; adds 2nd mannose during cell-wall mannoprotein biosynthesis; required for wild-type virulence and adherence to epithelial cells; Hap43-induced) produces the protein MASTRSNARLIRFGIFALVLIGCGYILTRGSSFQPPNYQQTQSPAAHEKQTGNVAAGGGAGSGSAGAQVPLGKNRGPIPKAIMGAGEGGSDAPVPQQDIPDSYTLNDKIKATFVTLARNSDLYSLAESIRHVEDRFNKKFHYDWVFLNDEEFNDEFKETVGSLVSGNTKFGLIPKEHWSYPPWIDQEKAALVREQMREKKIIYGHSESYRHMCRFESGFFWRQEILNDYDYYWRVEPDIKLYCDIDYDIFKWMKDNNKDYAFTISLPEYKETIPTLWDTTKEFIEKNPQYLAQNNLMDWVSDDKGQTYNGCHFWSNFEIGSLAFWRSEAYRKYFEHLDKAGGFFYERWGDAPVHSIAAALFLPREKIHFFEDVGYYHVPFTNCPVDKEVRKARNCNCDPNKDFTWRGYSCTTKYYTLNNFKRQKGWEKYTA